From Paenibacillus sp. GP183, the proteins below share one genomic window:
- a CDS encoding SRPBCC domain-containing protein, translating into MSKDLSLDYQFNSSIEKVWAALTDSDTLAKWVMDNDFKPIVGHRFQFRQQPYGDWDGIIHCEVLEVDEPHRLSYTWVSGGENTTMIWTLQVDKDGTVHLHLDQTGFSKDQALGGAKYGWMSMCGQLEKVLADL; encoded by the coding sequence ATGAGCAAGGATCTTTCACTGGATTATCAATTTAACAGTTCCATAGAAAAAGTATGGGCCGCCCTTACTGATTCGGATACGTTGGCCAAGTGGGTCATGGACAACGATTTCAAACCGATTGTCGGCCATCGTTTTCAGTTTCGTCAGCAACCGTATGGTGATTGGGACGGCATCATCCATTGCGAAGTGCTGGAAGTGGACGAACCGCACCGTTTGTCCTATACCTGGGTCAGCGGAGGAGAGAACACTACGATGATCTGGACATTGCAAGTAGATAAAGACGGAACTGTTCATCTGCATCTTGATCAAACCGGCTTCAGCAAAGATCAAGCTCTTGGAGGAGCAAAATACGGCTGGATGAGCATGTGCGGACAGCTTGAAAAAGTGTTGGCCGATTTGTAA
- a CDS encoding metalloregulator ArsR/SmtB family transcription factor produces MNASASTCDVYHAVADPTRRKLIRLLADADELPLNQLTVHFSMGRTAVAKHLTILKEAGIVTDRKVGRETRNRLNPVPLREIEDWLSYYEKFWTTNLQKLDHLLMEEQQ; encoded by the coding sequence ATGAACGCAAGCGCATCAACGTGTGATGTTTACCATGCTGTTGCCGATCCGACCCGTCGCAAGCTCATTCGCCTGTTGGCGGACGCGGATGAACTGCCGCTCAACCAGCTGACGGTGCATTTTTCAATGGGCCGCACCGCGGTTGCCAAGCATTTGACGATTTTGAAGGAAGCTGGCATCGTAACCGATCGCAAAGTCGGCCGGGAAACGCGCAACCGCCTGAACCCCGTGCCGCTGAGAGAAATTGAAGACTGGTTATCTTACTACGAAAAATTCTGGACAACAAATCTGCAAAAATTAGACCATTTATTAATGGAGGAACAACAATGA
- a CDS encoding alpha/beta hydrolase-fold protein yields the protein MDKNNPLIASEIQKITFYSKSLNQNKKMNIYLPKGYSSAVHYPVLYLIHGYTGNETNWVPGMGIDQAADKLIEAGKIVPLIMVSPELDNSYGINSSQTYSVTNPGDPNTTYNGMYEDYLNNDVIGYVDSHYSTLATRESRFIGGMSMGGFISLHTAFLHTDLFSKVGGNSPALFLNDWSTTGGENGLKSFLYPTDTVRQTRDPLIFSQNLNLSNMKVYLDCGDQDGYKFYEGSEKLYGILKAKGVSVEYHLNKGKHDGDYWKSMVDNYLLFYVGK from the coding sequence ATGGACAAGAATAATCCATTAATAGCTTCGGAAATTCAAAAAATAACCTTTTATAGTAAATCTCTTAATCAAAATAAAAAAATGAACATTTACCTCCCAAAGGGTTATAGTTCTGCAGTACATTATCCTGTTTTATACCTTATCCATGGGTACACAGGGAATGAGACGAATTGGGTACCCGGAATGGGGATCGATCAAGCTGCGGACAAATTAATCGAGGCGGGGAAAATCGTACCGCTGATCATGGTTTCTCCAGAGCTGGATAACAGCTACGGCATTAACTCTTCTCAAACCTACTCTGTTACCAATCCAGGAGATCCAAACACGACTTATAACGGCATGTATGAGGACTATCTGAACAACGATGTTATTGGATATGTCGATAGTCATTATAGTACATTAGCTACACGCGAGAGTCGTTTCATCGGTGGGATGTCAATGGGTGGATTTATTAGCCTGCATACTGCTTTCTTGCATACCGATCTGTTTAGTAAGGTTGGAGGGAACAGTCCTGCTTTATTCTTGAACGATTGGTCTACAACTGGCGGTGAGAATGGTTTGAAATCTTTTCTTTATCCAACCGATACAGTCCGACAAACCCGTGATCCGCTTATTTTTTCGCAAAATCTAAATTTATCAAATATGAAGGTATACTTGGATTGTGGAGATCAAGATGGCTACAAGTTTTACGAGGGTTCGGAAAAATTATATGGTATTTTAAAAGCTAAAGGAGTCTCCGTTGAATATCACTTAAATAAAGGAAAGCATGATGGGGACTATTGGAAATCGATGGTGGATAATTATTTGCTTTTTTATGTTGGGAAATAA